One segment of Campylobacter concisus DNA contains the following:
- a CDS encoding RDD family protein yields the protein MAKQKAKIAPIWARAKAFVIDLFIIGMPIFYAITYLVLDGKEAFLHNQIAIFSANSLISLIMCLFFSIKAQTPGYKAQEIYLINLKTGRKLSFFHTILRQICFAFAGFSILGLCLCFFRKDKLNLHDIITHSAAVQRSEG from the coding sequence TTGGCAAAGCAAAAGGCAAAAATCGCACCTATTTGGGCTAGAGCAAAGGCCTTCGTTATCGATCTTTTTATCATCGGTATGCCGATATTTTATGCGATAACATATCTTGTACTTGATGGCAAAGAGGCGTTTTTGCATAACCAAATTGCTATTTTTAGTGCAAATAGCTTGATCTCACTTATAATGTGCCTTTTTTTTAGCATAAAAGCACAAACTCCAGGCTACAAAGCACAAGAAATTTATCTAATAAACCTAAAAACCGGTAGAAAACTAAGCTTTTTTCACACCATCTTGCGCCAAATTTGCTTTGCCTTTGCTGGCTTTAGCATACTTGGACTTTGCCTTTGTTTCTTTAGAAAAGATAAACTAAATCTGCACGACATCATCACTCACTCAGCTGCCGTGCAAAGA